The window AGATGATTTTAATAAATTCAATGACGAATTAATCAAATATATTCAATCTAATGAACAGGTACGTCTCGATTATCCAACGGCAGAAGCGATGCAGGCTTTTTATAATGAGCAGATTTCAGGATTATACACGGTTAAAAATATCGTTTCTTATGATATTTCTTATACTGTCACCAAAGATGAATTAGCTCAAATGGCTCAAGACCAAGGATTAAAAGATGCTTTTGATAATCGGGTTACTGAGAGTGATAAAGATACTGACATTGGTTTGAAACAAACATCAGGAAACCATTTTGTTGCTGTAACGGGAAGTGGTTCTGTTGTTACGGTTACTGAAAATTCGACGATTGATTCTAAAGAAAGTTCAGGCTCAGTGATTCGCGCCAATTTTAGTGATTCAGGGAAAGATAGTAATAATATTTTTAAAATTGATGGTGTCATTAATGCTTATAATAAGGATGCAATATTAGCAAATAATGCTGAGATTTATGTATCTAAAACAGGGGTTGTTAATGGTGACATTGTTGTAAAAACTGGTACAAAGAGCAGTGGTAATAATTCAACCAACCTTATTGATAATGAGGGAATTATTAAAGGTTCTGTAACCACTGAAGATGCCGATATCATTAATAAAAGTAGTGCTTCAATTGGATCTATTATTGGCGGTAATAATGTTAATATTACCAATAATAGTAATGCAACAATTTTAGGCAATATAACTCTTAATAATAATGGTTCATTAATTAACTCTGGTTCTATCGGTGGTTCAATCATCGCTCAAACGAATAATAATATCGTTAATAACGCTACAATAAATGGTGGAATTATTGCTCGTGAAGGCTCTACTGTCAAAAATGAGAGTGACGGTATCGTGGGTGGAACGGTTGTTGCGATCGGTAATGGTACTACTTTCGAAAATAATGGCGTAGTGGGCGGATCTCACGCAGTCAATGGTGCTTCTAGTGTTAACAATAATATTATTGTAGGTGATGGTGTTGTTAGCCTAAGTGATCAAGCATCGCTCGTCAATAACGGTCAGATTTATATTGGTTATGCTTATAATGCTAGTACCAATGATGTTAGTGATAGCGGTTCAAATCAAAAAGCTTATACCGCAATGACCATTTCAGGTAATGGTACTGAGCTTGTTAATAATAAAGACATTTATGTCTCTGCCAGCCAGCATGATGTGAATGTTATCTCTGTTGATAATGGTGGACAATATACCGATAAAGCTAATTCAGTAATCATTTTTAATAAAGAAAATGCTGCTGTTAGTAATGTAGATAAGGATACAGGTAACAATAATAAAGCACTTTATGTGAGTGGTTCTAATTCGAAAGCGACAATTAATGGTCAAATACAGTTAAATGATGTTGGTAGTACTGGATTATGGGTACAAGATGGTGGCGATGTTATATTAAATGGTATTATTGATATAAATAGTCAAAACATTACCAGTAATACGGGATCAGAGTCATCTGTACGTAGTTTTGGTGCTTGGGTACAAGGTAATGGTTCTAAGTTAACGATGAATGGTGATTCTGAAATTAATATGAATGCTGATCGAGCAATCGGTGTCCATATTCGAGATGGTGCAAGCGCTGAAATTCTTGACCATGCAGGTATCACTTTTAGTCAAAAAAATAATCAAATCGGTTTTTTAATTTCGGGCATCAAAGACGCTGCTTCAATTGTTTATAATAGTGATAAAGATCTATTACTTGGCGGTGATGGCTCTGTGCTTTTCAGAATTGAGCGTGGTTCAAACTTTAATGTCAATACTATTAGTTCTAGTAATCCGTCATTATCTATTTTAGATTCAAACGGCGCAACAAATTCAACCTTAATTGTGATTACGAATGGTCCTGTAGCAACTGGATCGAGCAATCAAACAGAGGCCGATTTAAGTGGCTTTACTTTAAAAGTCAACGGTAATAATGTAAAAGGTATTAGTATTGAAGGTGGTGCTAAGGCAATCATTACGGAAGAGACTAAAATATTATTTGCAGGTAAAGACTCCATTCTCGCGAAAGTAGATGGTAAGTATTATGATCTTAATGGTGTTAACTCTGCAGCTTACAATGGCGCATCTTTTTTAGAGAGTTCGGCACATTTAACAACAGATACCTCATCTAGCTCATCGCAAATGGTTACTGGCGAAAACTCTATTGGCTACTATGTCACAAATGGCGGTAAATTATCTCATAAAGGTAGTATTGATTTCGATGTACCTAGTAAAAACAATATTGGTGTTAAGATCGATAGTGGTGGAACATTAATCAGTGAATTAGGATCATATATCAAAATTCAAGGTACTGCTGTTGAAATTAGCGGCGGTAATTCGCTAGCTACCATTAATAATGTTGGTAATGGTGATGAACCAGTTGCTTGGGCGATTGGTGATAGTAATGATTCAGCTTACCACGTTAAAGATAACGCAAGCCTTAAATTATCAGGAGTTGGGATAACGAAAGCACAAAATGCCGCGCATGGTATCTTAGTTGATGGTGCTAGCCAAATTATTTTGGATGGTGCGGTATTAGATCTTTATGATAATAACTCAGATAGTAGTACGGGTAATGGTATTGAAAATCGCTCACAATTACAGAAAATACAGTTTACTAATAATGCACAAATTAATGTTAAAGATGGGTATGGTATTCACTCAAGCGTTAGTTTAAGCCAATCATCACAAACATCAGGCGTGATTAATGTTTATGGTTTAGGTACTGGAATCCGTTTTGAAAATATTGATCCAACAACCGGTAATGTTCTTGGCACAACTAATAATAGTATTAATAATACCGGTTATGAAAAAGTTGTCGTCAATGTTTATGAAAATACAGGTTCAGGTATTTATGTTGATTCAAGCCAAAATGTAAATACATCGGCAAGTGTCAATATCATCAGTAATACTGGTAAAGCGGCGTTACAAATTAAAGGTAGTACAAAAACGGCTTCACAATCTGGTAATTTGCACAGTGCCAATAACAATTCAGTGATTGTAGATTTGAATAATGGTTATGTGAATAATTTTACAAATAATGGTGAGCTATTATTTGGTGACTTTACACAAAACAGTTCTGGTCAGTATCAATTTACAGCGCAAGATAAAGAGACAGCTAAAGATAGTTATGCGATAAAAACAGCTGCAACTGAAAATGGGATGTCCTTTACAAACAATACTAATGGTAAGATCAATGGTACTGTTGAGTTGTTAGGTTATGGTACTCAAGCTGATCCAGATGACAAAACTCAGGGTAATACAGTTACTCTAATTGGCGAAGGTAATATTTTTAGAACCGGCGATGGTAATGATAAATTTATTGTTAATCAAGTCGTTGGAGATGATTTAGGTGGTGCCAACCAAGTCAAACAATTTACCAAGTTAGATGGTGGAGCGGGCGACAATCAGATTGTATTTAATAATAATTCTAATTTTACGATCAATAAAGACGATACTATCAACAATATTGGCTATTTTGCTTTAAATAATAAGAGTCAGGTCATATTAAATGATTTGGCGACGATTGATGGCCTAAATTCTGGAGTAACGACATACGACATTATTGATGCGGCCAGTATGCTAACGTACAAATGGTCAAACAGTAATACGAACTTTGATCGTCAGCTCAAGGGGAATGGGACATTTAAAGTCGATTTACAAAATTTAGATAGTTCAGGTAAACCACTCAATGAATTTGCTTTTGATGATTCAACTAATACAGGTGATTTTACTGGTACTCTCGAACTAACTAACAGTAAATATACTTTAGATAATAGCGCAATTAATCTTAATACGACAGCATTAACGAAAGCTACACTTAAAGCGAGCGATAATAGTTATATTTCCGTTGGTAATGGCGATCAGCAGATTAAAGGGCTTGATATTAGTGGTGGTACTATTGATTTTGGCCATATTGATCTTGCCGATGATCAATCACAGAACCATATTACTGTCGATAATCTAATATTAAATAAAGGTAATATTCAGATCGATGTTAGTGGTTCAATATATAACCCTGGTATACCAATGTCATTACCACTATTAGAACAAGATGATGGTATTGTGTTGACCCAGTTGGTAGCAGCCGATAACGTGTCTGGTGGCGCAATTAATATCGATATCGATCGTAGTAAGATTAAGCTGATTGATGAAAATGGTAATGAAATTACCGAGTCATCAAAAAGTGATCTGGTACAAAATGGAGAGGTTATCGCTAGAGCAACTTATGATACCCGATTAACCAAAGGCGAGAACAATGATGGACTCTATGTTGGTTATGGCTTAACTCAAGTTGAATTAAAAGTTAAAAATGATGCAAATGGCAACGGTAATGCATTAATTCTTGATGCTACCAATAGTGATACAACTAAAGCTGGAAGTGATGAGCTTGATGCACTAATTACTGACTATGATAACCAAGATGGTACTTTTAGTTATGGTGATTTACAGATTCGTGGTAGCAAAGCGGTGACATTAAGTGGTTCAAATAGCTATAATGGCTCAACATTTGTTAAAGATACAAGTTCACTAATTTCTGCTGCGAATAATGCCTTAGGTTTTACTCGTTTATTACAACTTGATGCAGGGACTAAGTTTGATCTTAATGGCTGGAATCAGACTGTTGGTAGTTTATATACCAATAATGATGCTGTGGTTGATCTCAATGGTGGAGTATTCACCATTAGCGGTGAAGATGGCACCGATGATTCAGTTAATTTAGATTCATATGTCTCAGCCGGTTCATTAACGGGCGCCGGTAAATTAATTATAGGTGATGAGAGTTTAACTAGAGCTGCAACTCATACACCACAGGTAACTATTATTGGTGATAATACAGTATTGACTGCGGATGTCATTAATGCTGTTAATGGTAAAGTTAATCTTGATTCACAAGCCGGTTTAGGTAGTGGTACTTTAACGAATAACGGTGAACTTAATCTCTATTTTTCTAACGATAGTGTGTTAAGTAATAGTATCCTTGATGGTAATGGTGTATTGAATAAGTATAATTCTGGTACATTAAGTTTTACATTAGCACAAGCTAAAGATTATACCGGTGAAGTTAACCTTAATGCAGGCGCAATGATTTTTAGTGGTGATAAAAATGCAACAACGGATAGCTATTCGGCAAGTAAGGTCAATATTGCTAGTGGTGCATCATTAATTGGATTGGATAATGTCATTTTTAATGGCGATATCAATAATAGCGGTCGCTTTTATATTGGCGAGTTACCTAATAGTACAACGGTGAGTGAAAATACCGTGACGTTGAATAACTATAATGGTAACAGCGGAAGTCATTTGATTTTTAATGCGACATTGAATGATGATAGCTCACCGATTAATAAGCTTATTATTAATGGTGATTCATCGGGTAGTAGTGTGGTGACAGTAAATAAAGTCGGTGGTTTAGGTGCGAGTACAATCAACGGAATTGCTATTATTGATGTGAATGGGCGATCTGATGCTGAATTTACTCAATCAGGACGAATTATTGCAGGTGCTTATGAATATAAGCTACAACGTAGTGAAAGCAATAATAATAACTGGGTATTGTTTAGTGATTTAACCACCCGTTCTGAAATAGGTAGCTATATTGGGAACTTATTCTCTGCTAATAATCTATTTAATTTACGACTACATGACCGTTTAGGCGAGACGCAATATACAGACTTATTTACTGGTGAGCAGAAAGTCACAAGTATGTGGTTACGTCATCAATACGGCTATGACAAATACCGTGCAGCAAATGGTGATTTATCCGTTAAAGATAACTGGAATGTTTCTCAACTAGGTGGCGATATTGCTCAGTGGAGTTCTAATGGTCTTAATAGATTACATTTAGGTGTTATGGCTGGCTATGGCCGTAGTAAAACTAAGTCAGTTGCCAATATCGATAATTCAAAATCAGATGGTACTATTGATGGTTATAGCTATGGTCTGTATGCAACATGGTATGATAATGCTCAAGATAAAACAGGTCTTTATATTGATACTTGGGCACTATGGAATGATTTTGATGCATCGGTTAGCGGCAAAGAGTTTTCCGAAAAATATAACTTAAAAGGTTTAACAGCTTCTGTTGAATCAGGATACTCTTTTAAAACTGGAACGCTCAGTAATTATGATGTTTGGTTACAGCCTAAAGCGCAAGTTACTTGGGCAAATGTAAAAGCTGATGATTTTACTGAAAGTAATGGGACTCGCGTGAGTTTTAATAATGGTAACTTACAAACTCGCTTAGGATTAAGAGCATCAATGTTAAGTAATGCGGCAATACAAGCTCAAACTAACAATTCGGCTCAACTATTTATTGAGGCAAACTGGTTACATAATACTAAATTGTATGATGTTACACTCAATAATGAGTTAACAGTTGGTCAAGATGGTGCTCGTAATATTGGTGAATTGAAAGTAGGTATTGAAGGAAATATCCGTAAAAATACGAATGTTTGGTTTAATCTTGCTGGTCAACGCGGTGATCATAATTATGAAAATGCTTCCATGATGCTTGGACTAAAATACAGTTTCTAATTGTTATTTTTTGGATAAAAAACCAGCTTTGTGCTGGTTTTTTTATAGCAATAGGTGAATTCTTATCAATTTAGTATTATAGTATAACAGTCAGCTTAGCTGATAATTCTCAGGGCGGGGTGTAAGTCCCCACCGGTGGTATAGCCCACGAGCGCTTAACGATTATGATATGTAAATCATTAAGGTCTAGCAGATTTGGTGAAATTCCAAAGCCGACAGTGATAGTCTGGATAGAAGAGAGTTGCTTATTTTCCTTTCAAATAACCATCGTTATTTTTAATGATCGTTTGATGGTCGAGCACTTGCCCTGATTCTGGTATTCAATTAATTATAAGGACACTATTTACCATGAATCAGCAATCAGAAAACCCACAATTAGCAGTACATAATACTTTTAACTTAACAGAATTTGGTTCACCTATTGAACGCGTAGAGAATGCACTCAAAGCATTACAAGCGGGTAAAGGTGTATTAGTTCTAGATGATGAAGATCGTGAAAATGAAGGTGATGTCATTTGGGCTGCGGAACAAATTACGCCAGAACAGATGGCGATAACGATTCGTTATGGCAGTGGAATTGTCTGTCTATGTATGCCAAAATCTTATTGTGATCGTTTACAATTACCAATGATGGTACCACACAACACGAGTAAAAATAATACTGCATTTACCATTAGTATTGAAGCTGCACAAGGTGTCTCAACAGGGGTTTCTGCTGCTGACCGTGTTACTACGGTTAAGGCTGCTGTTGCTGACAATGCTAAACCTTCTGATTTAAATCATCCTGGTCATATTTTTCCACTTGTTGCTAAAGATGATGGAGTTTTGGCTCGTCGTGGTCATACTGAAGCTTCAGTTGATTTAGTTAAACTTGCAGGATTTAAGCCCGCTGCTGTTATTTGTGAGTTAACCAATGATGATGGAACGATGTCTAGAGCAACTGAAGTTGTAGCATTTGCGAAAAAATTCAAATTTCCAGTTGTGACTATTGAAGATATTGTGCAATATCGTCAACGTTAATCTGCTGCTTTATTATTTTTTATGCTGTAGCTGATCGTACTTAAGATACTTATTAACTGATCGCTACAGCCATTAAAAAATTTTGGATAAGGCATTTTTATACTAAAATAACAGTTTACAGCAAGAAAATAACGAAACTGGCTTGCTTATTAAGGTACTGCATTAATCAGCTAAATGATCAAACCAGCTCTCTAAAATAATCACAGCAGAACTTGCGTCCACTTTACCTTTATTTAAAGCTCGATAACCACCTGATTCAAACAGATTCGCTCTTGCTTCCACAGTGGATAGACGTTCATCTTGTAATTTAACTTGATAACCAAAACGACCATGGAGACGATTCGCAAATTTTTTTGCTCGTAACGTTAGTTCCTGTTCGGTTCCATCCATATTAAGCGGAAGACCAACAACTAAATAGTCAGGCTGCCACTCTTTTAGTTTTTGTTCAATATCTTGCCAATTCGGACTGCCATTTTTTGCTTTAAAAGCACAAAGTGGCCGAGCTGTTTTTGTTATATCTTGACCTATTGCTGCACCAATACTGCTAGTACCAAAATCAAATGCGATTACAGTAGCCATTGGTTATGCTTTACCCATTTGAGTTGAAATTGTATCAATATTGACCCCAATCGATTGGGCTGCAAGATGCCATCTATTATCAATCGGGTGTTCAAAGATAATATCTGTTTTTACATCTGCGACCAGCCAATCATTCTGCGCTATTTCTTGCTCAAGTTGCATATTTCCCCAACTTGCATAACCTAATGATAGAAATAGCTCTCTTGGTTGCTCAGGTGAACCAATTGATTTTAGAACATCTAAGGATGTAGTAATCATCAAATCGTTAGATATTTCAATACTGGATGAAAATCCTTTTTGTGGGCTATGCAGAATAAAGCCTTGCTCTTCGGCTAATGGGCCACCAATAAATACGGGTTGTTCTAACTCAGCACAAGCTTTATAAGGTGTAATATCTAATCTAGATAATACGGTTTGAATGGTTAAGTCAGTAATCGGCTTGTTAATGATGATACCCATTGCACCATCCCGATTATGCTCACAAATATAGACCACTGAACGGCTAAACAGTGGATCGTTTAGCCCTGGCATGGCGATAATAAAATGGTTTTTTAAGTTCATAATTATTTACTTATCACTAAGGTATCATCTATTGTTAAACATTATAAAGCACATTTACCAATTTTGACGGTATGGTTAACTTTACACTGCATTAAGAGTTCTGGTTGATTAGTCTCTTCATTAATACCTTCAGATATTACAACAAATCCTTGTGATAAATAAAATGCAATTGCTGATTCATTTTGTTTATAGACATTAACAAACAGCTCATTATATTGTTGTTTAGCTTTTTGTAGCAGGGCTTGTCCGATCCCTTGATGACGATATTGTGTTGCAACGAATAGTCCAGCAATATAGTTATCCATTAAGCCGATGAATCCTTTTACACCATCAAGATCTTGAACATAAATCTCTGAAGCTGGCATAATCGATTTGACTAATTCATAATTAGTACGAAAAAACTCTGCCGGAATAAAGTCATGTGCTTGTTCATTCCCTTGTAGCCATATTGTCATTATGCTATCTAAATCAGCAGGTTGATATTCTCGAATCATAGTTAATATCCTTATTTTTATTTTAAACGAGCTTCAATGGCATCCATTAGTAGACCCGTAATTGAGAGGTCAGCGACAGCTGCTTCAATTTCACGAACACAAGTTGGGCTAGTCACATTAATTTCAGTCAATTTATCACCGATAATATCTAACCCTACAAATAATAGTCCTTTAGCCTTCAATGAAGGTCCAATGGCATTCGCTATTTCCCAATCGCTTTCAGACAGAGCTCTGACTTCACCTCGTCCACCTGCAGCCAAATTACCGCGTGTTTCACCTTTCTGTGGAATTCGTGCTAAACAATATGGAATTGGCTTTCCATCAACGACTAATACACGTTTATCACCATCTTTAATGGCCGGTAAGTATGTCTGAGCCATACAATATTGGCTATTGTGATGTGTTAATGTTTCGATGATAACTGAAATATTAGGATCATCTTGTTTTATTCTAAAAATTGATGCTCCACCCATACCATCCAGTGGTTTTAATATAATATCTTGATGTTCTTGATGAAAATCTTTAAGTAACTTAGTTTGACGTGTAACAATTGTTTCTGGCGTAAATTCAGAAAACCAGGCTGTATAAAGTTTTTCGTTACAATCACGCAAGCTCTGTGGTTTATTTACTACTAACACGCCAGCATTTTCTGCTCGTTCTAAAATATAAGTTGTATAAATAAATTCAGTGTCAAACGGTGGATCTTTACGCATTAAAATAACGTCTAATTCACTCAACGCAATCGCTTGCTCTGAAGCTAAATCAAACCAATGTTGTTTATCGTCATAAACAGTTAATTGACGAGTTGTCGCATAAGCTTCACCTGCACTTAAAAAAAGATCCTTCATCTCCATATAATAGAGTTGATAGCCACGTTTTTGTGCCTCTTGTAACATGGCAAAACTTGTGTCTTTTTTTAGATTAATTTGTGCAATGGGATCCATAACAATACCGAGCTTAATCATGGCAACTCCTTAATTTTCATTTAAACGGTTTATTTTATGTGAATTTAGTATATACCTAAATCTATTGAATAATACAATTTTTGCCTTTCATAGAATATTTTTATTAGAATTACCTATGGTGGCGTATCTATTTTAAATTAATATTTATTTTAGTATCTGTTTTATTGGTTATTCTACTAATAGAAAAAACTTATCCAAGATCACCAAATTTCACCTGTAAAGCGGTAATCGCAGTTAAAGCTACTGTTTCGGTTCTCAGTATGCGTGGTCCTAATAATATTTCAACAAATTGGTTTTTAACTGTCATATCAATTTCTGCTTCTGTTAAACCACCTTCTGGACCGATAAGTAATGCAACATTCGTATTTGGTAGGGTTAAAGTATTAATACCAGATTGAGCACGAGGATGTAAGGTTAATTTTGTATAGTCTTCTAAGCTTGCACACCAATTAGGTAGTTTTTGTACTGGATTGATCATTGGTACAATATTTCGCCCGCACTGTTCACAAGCTGATTCTGCAATTTTTTGCCACTGTTGTAATTTTTTAGCAAGCCGTTCGGGATCTAATTTTACTCCACAACGTTCTGATAATAAGGGGGTAATCTTATTAACACCGAGTTCGACCGATTTTTGGATGGTAAATTCCATTTTTTCACCACGGGATAAAACTTGACCTAAATGAATATTAAGTGGTGATTCTCGGTTATCAATAACACTATCAGCCGTTTGCACTAAAAGATTTTTTTTATTAATTTGTTGAATGACTGCTGGCGTAATTTTATTTGAGCCATCAAATAAAATAATTGATTCACCTTCTTTCATTCTTAATACTCGAACGATATGATTAAAAGCGTTATCATCAAGTTCAATAACACAATTAGGTAAAATAGCTGTAGGTTGAAAAATCCGGACCATAAATAATCGCTTTCTCAATTTATTCGTAAATTTTGCAATAAATTATAGCGTAATTTATTTATATTGGGTAATCTCATTATTAATGAAATGTTGTAAGGTAAAAAATATGATTAAAGATAGCGTGATTATTGAAGGTCTTAGCATGACAACCACCATTGGCGTTTATGATTGGGAGAAAACCATTAAACAAAAATTGGTGATTGATATTGAGATGGCATGGGATAATAAGCAAGCAGGTTTAACGGATGATGTTAATTTCTGTTTGGATTACGCAAAAGTTTCTCAAACAATTACAGCTTATGTACAAAATAATCAATTTGGATTGATTGAACGTGTTGCGGAAGAAGTGGCGCAATTAATTATTAATGATTTTTTGGTCACTAAAGTAAAGATTAAAGTGAGTAAACCAAGCGCGATTGCAACAGCACAAAATGTTGCGGTCATTATTGAACGTTATAAATAGTTGGTTTTTGTATGATGACTCATCATAATAAATATTACGATAAAACAAAAAAGCATCATACTATTAAAGGCTTTTGTAATAGTGAGCCAACTTCTATCGGTTATCGTGATCTGTTACGGTGGAAAAGAGAACGTAAAATTATTCCACCCCAAGGTGGTTATCAGCAGTTTAAAGCCAATTGGTATCAAAAAGCTAATTTTGCCGTTGAGGGTGATGCTATTTGGTGGTTAGGTCACGCGACAGCACTGATCAAAATAAAACATAAAACTATTCTTACCGATCCTGTCTTTTCTGAACGGGTCTCTCCCGTTAGTTTTACTGGTCCAAAACGACGAACACCTTGTGCTTGTTCAATTGATGAACTTCCTCATATTGATATTATTGTTATCTCTCATAATCATTATGATCATTTAGATCATGCAAGTATTCGTCAATTAATTAAACGTTTTCCATCTGTTACGATATTAGTACCTTTAGGATTAAAAGCAAAATTATTGCACTGGGGAGCTCAGCAAGTTTTTGAACTCGATTGGTGGCAGGATATTACTATTGACGAGGTCGTTTTGTCGGCTGTTCCAGCTAAACATTGGAGCCGTAGGACAATAAGTGATACCAATCGTACCTTATGGTGTGGTTGGATTATTGAATATAATCAGCGTTGTATCTATTTTGTTGGCGATACAGGCTATTCATCTGAATTTAGTGAGATTAAAGTCAATTTCCCACATATTGATATTGCTTTAATTCCAATTGGTAGTTATGCTCCTCGATGGTTTATGGCTAACCAGCATATTGATCCTCAACAAGCTTTACAGCTTTTTCATGATGTAGGTTGTAAACGAGCTATTGCTATTCATTGGGGCGCATTTGAACTTGCTGATGATCCTTTAGATGAACCACCTAGATTATTGCGGCAACTAGTTGAACATGATCAAATAACGAACATGGATTTTTTAGTTATTAAAATTGGGAATTATGTTCAGATAGTGCCTTAGACGTGTAAAATGGTATTATGCTTCGCTGGTTTTTGCTGGTAAAAGCATAATGATATTAGTAGATAATCGATGATATAAGGTGATTAATAATGAAAAAAATTGTAATGCTATTAAGTTTTTCTTCGCTATTTTTAGTATTAGCGGCTTGTGGTGGAAAGCAACAAAATAATGAGCCAAGATGGTCGAAGCCTCAGCGAGTACTAGAAGGGTGTGATGGTACGAGAAGTAACTCTCAACAATGTCAAAAAGATCCTAATTCACAACAGCTAATGATTCAAATAGATAGAAACTAATATGAGCGCGTGGTTAATTTATGCGTTACTATCAGCTATTACCGCTGCTGGTGTCGCTATTTTGGGTAAAATAGGTTTACAATCTTTAGATGCCAATACGGCAACAGCGATTCGCTCAGTCGTGATGGCGATATTTTTAGTGGGTGTTGTCGTTGTTCAAGGTAAATTGCATTTAGTACAAACAATTATTCAAGACAAAAAAGCCATTTTTATTATTGCATTAAGTGGAGTTGCCGGTGCTTTATCCTGGTTATTTTACTTTATGGCGATCAAAGTGGGTAAAGTGTCTCAAGTTGCACCGATTGATAAATTGAGTGTCGTTTTTGCTGTGGTTTTTGCAGCCATTTTGTTCGGTGAAAAAATATCGCTGTGGGGTGGGGTTGGTGTAGCGCTAATTGCTGTTGGGGCAATATTAGTTGCTTTAAATTAAAACTCATCAAAATTGCACAATAGGAGTATTAACTCCTATTGCTATTTTTTGGCTGAATAACGT is drawn from Orbaceae bacterium BiB and contains these coding sequences:
- a CDS encoding autotransporter outer membrane beta-barrel domain-containing protein produces the protein MNKIYKVLKNHSTGCMVVVSELAKGAKKGNKLKLASIIIFSALCQQTYASVGIPQGYNPTDNSNKGGSLTITGSNQEIDLAIDSGLNSAEKGEEVKKHAITTAESFSALYKTKYTDVTNATSNFNQVKTAFNNGTATQADLDDAQNKLQLAQDNAAAISDSQFKVNDPNNLIGSNTEGTVISEKQSNYTDPVTGKVFEITVKDNLVKTQAGTGISNDAMKIEFYEKTPDEAQYNDMQLVEVSGSGTDVTIKNSNEGNNNQLEAISKGSSGVIQVNDGANLTFDTDVSYYLGSGKSVSQTFKDKDEYTTSTSATYYKVTYKGDNISTVLGSRNINSEDDFNKFNDELIKYIQSNEQVRLDYPTAEAMQAFYNEQISGLYTVKNIVSYDISYTVTKDELAQMAQDQGLKDAFDNRVTESDKDTDIGLKQTSGNHFVAVTGSGSVVTVTENSTIDSKESSGSVIRANFSDSGKDSNNIFKIDGVINAYNKDAILANNAEIYVSKTGVVNGDIVVKTGTKSSGNNSTNLIDNEGIIKGSVTTEDADIINKSSASIGSIIGGNNVNITNNSNATILGNITLNNNGSLINSGSIGGSIIAQTNNNIVNNATINGGIIAREGSTVKNESDGIVGGTVVAIGNGTTFENNGVVGGSHAVNGASSVNNNIIVGDGVVSLSDQASLVNNGQIYIGYAYNASTNDVSDSGSNQKAYTAMTISGNGTELVNNKDIYVSASQHDVNVISVDNGGQYTDKANSVIIFNKENAAVSNVDKDTGNNNKALYVSGSNSKATINGQIQLNDVGSTGLWVQDGGDVILNGIIDINSQNITSNTGSESSVRSFGAWVQGNGSKLTMNGDSEINMNADRAIGVHIRDGASAEILDHAGITFSQKNNQIGFLISGIKDAASIVYNSDKDLLLGGDGSVLFRIERGSNFNVNTISSSNPSLSILDSNGATNSTLIVITNGPVATGSSNQTEADLSGFTLKVNGNNVKGISIEGGAKAIITEETKILFAGKDSILAKVDGKYYDLNGVNSAAYNGASFLESSAHLTTDTSSSSSQMVTGENSIGYYVTNGGKLSHKGSIDFDVPSKNNIGVKIDSGGTLISELGSYIKIQGTAVEISGGNSLATINNVGNGDEPVAWAIGDSNDSAYHVKDNASLKLSGVGITKAQNAAHGILVDGASQIILDGAVLDLYDNNSDSSTGNGIENRSQLQKIQFTNNAQINVKDGYGIHSSVSLSQSSQTSGVINVYGLGTGIRFENIDPTTGNVLGTTNNSINNTGYEKVVVNVYENTGSGIYVDSSQNVNTSASVNIISNTGKAALQIKGSTKTASQSGNLHSANNNSVIVDLNNGYVNNFTNNGELLFGDFTQNSSGQYQFTAQDKETAKDSYAIKTAATENGMSFTNNTNGKINGTVELLGYGTQADPDDKTQGNTVTLIGEGNIFRTGDGNDKFIVNQVVGDDLGGANQVKQFTKLDGGAGDNQIVFNNNSNFTINKDDTINNIGYFALNNKSQVILNDLATIDGLNSGVTTYDIIDAASMLTYKWSNSNTNFDRQLKGNGTFKVDLQNLDSSGKPLNEFAFDDSTNTGDFTGTLELTNSKYTLDNSAINLNTTALTKATLKASDNSYISVGNGDQQIKGLDISGGTIDFGHIDLADDQSQNHITVDNLILNKGNIQIDVSGSIYNPGIPMSLPLLEQDDGIVLTQLVAADNVSGGAINIDIDRSKIKLIDENGNEITESSKSDLVQNGEVIARATYDTRLTKGENNDGLYVGYGLTQVELKVKNDANGNGNALILDATNSDTTKAGSDELDALITDYDNQDGTFSYGDLQIRGSKAVTLSGSNSYNGSTFVKDTSSLISAANNALGFTRLLQLDAGTKFDLNGWNQTVGSLYTNNDAVVDLNGGVFTISGEDGTDDSVNLDSYVSAGSLTGAGKLIIGDESLTRAATHTPQVTIIGDNTVLTADVINAVNGKVNLDSQAGLGSGTLTNNGELNLYFSNDSVLSNSILDGNGVLNKYNSGTLSFTLAQAKDYTGEVNLNAGAMIFSGDKNATTDSYSASKVNIASGASLIGLDNVIFNGDINNSGRFYIGELPNSTTVSENTVTLNNYNGNSGSHLIFNATLNDDSSPINKLIINGDSSGSSVVTVNKVGGLGASTINGIAIIDVNGRSDAEFTQSGRIIAGAYEYKLQRSESNNNNWVLFSDLTTRSEIGSYIGNLFSANNLFNLRLHDRLGETQYTDLFTGEQKVTSMWLRHQYGYDKYRAANGDLSVKDNWNVSQLGGDIAQWSSNGLNRLHLGVMAGYGRSKTKSVANIDNSKSDGTIDGYSYGLYATWYDNAQDKTGLYIDTWALWNDFDASVSGKEFSEKYNLKGLTASVESGYSFKTGTLSNYDVWLQPKAQVTWANVKADDFTESNGTRVSFNNGNLQTRLGLRASMLSNAAIQAQTNNSAQLFIEANWLHNTKLYDVTLNNELTVGQDGARNIGELKVGIEGNIRKNTNVWFNLAGQRGDHNYENASMMLGLKYSF